One stretch of Dyella jiangningensis DNA includes these proteins:
- a CDS encoding TMEM43 family protein, giving the protein MRQWTRRVLGALLLLGGAGLVAMTEQGLLDHHHASEKHGGQIIDLGATGDAQAGHGYLVRVAGPVKVVEAPFDPEFGQHAAVPVLIRHVEMFQWREVRVGGDVHYELDWVDRPVDSSRFAQPSGHGNPEHFPVLGKQFDAGQVRVGGYVLSPALLHALPGSDVLTPDMKAVPPNLAASFSLNDRYLTTSAKPEQPRLGDLRVSWETVPAQEVTVFAQVDGDHLVPAVHAADGKGYDVQVGDRALVDVVPDVPESPSFVWARRVAAVLLGLLGALLLLPERPRTHHDFLLALGASALLMGALACVMWLGTDMAVGGAWFGVALLGLAVAVWRIRATAE; this is encoded by the coding sequence ATGCGGCAATGGACGCGACGCGTGCTGGGTGCCTTGCTTCTGCTGGGCGGCGCTGGACTGGTGGCGATGACCGAGCAGGGCTTGCTCGACCATCACCACGCGTCGGAAAAGCATGGCGGCCAGATTATCGATCTCGGCGCCACCGGCGATGCGCAGGCCGGCCACGGCTACCTGGTGCGCGTGGCCGGCCCGGTGAAGGTGGTGGAAGCCCCTTTTGATCCGGAGTTCGGGCAGCATGCGGCGGTGCCGGTGCTGATCCGACACGTGGAGATGTTCCAGTGGCGCGAAGTGCGCGTTGGCGGCGACGTGCACTACGAGCTCGACTGGGTCGATCGTCCGGTGGACTCCAGCCGTTTCGCGCAACCGTCGGGTCACGGCAATCCCGAGCATTTCCCGGTACTCGGCAAGCAGTTCGACGCCGGGCAGGTGCGCGTGGGCGGTTACGTGTTGTCGCCGGCGTTGCTTCATGCCTTGCCCGGCAGCGACGTGCTCACGCCGGACATGAAGGCGGTGCCGCCGAATCTGGCCGCGAGCTTCTCGCTCAACGATCGATACCTGACGACGAGCGCCAAGCCCGAGCAGCCGCGCCTGGGCGACCTGCGCGTGAGCTGGGAAACCGTGCCTGCACAGGAAGTGACGGTGTTTGCGCAGGTCGATGGCGATCACCTCGTTCCCGCCGTGCATGCAGCCGACGGCAAGGGTTATGACGTGCAGGTGGGTGATCGAGCGCTGGTCGACGTCGTGCCCGATGTGCCGGAGTCGCCGTCGTTCGTGTGGGCTCGTCGTGTCGCGGCGGTGCTGCTTGGATTGTTGGGCGCCCTGCTGTTGCTGCCGGAGCGTCCGCGTACGCACCACGATTTTCTGCTGGCGCTGGGCGCGAGTGCGCTGTTGATGGGGGCGTTGGCTTGCGTGATGTGGCTGGGGACGGATATGGCGGTGGGTGGGGCCTGGTTTGGGGTGGCGTTGCTGGGGTTGGCGGTGGCGGTGTGGAGGATTCGCGCCACGGCGGAGTGA
- a CDS encoding EAL and HDOD domain-containing protein, translating to MSEAAAIPSAHEGANASEQPLPVIRLPMLDTKRELFAYEIVFQSEAEDEATLMRRALATITDGALARLVRGNRTFLRLTRELLLEETDVLQHQPRFGVLLQPEVATDAALLDRLSRMAQRGCPLMLDAGDTPLEYNVAVEPLLKIVQYVRLDASKLDPAALRTRSEYLHARGIHVIAGHVDDHDTYHRCEALPVQAIQGQFLLKPEPVAVPVLTANRLSLLRLMKALEEGNPGPVEIGQIVRDDAILSYKLLGCVNSAYFALPRQLKSVQQAAIFFGANRLRNWIYTMALGGVGDRPPELLRAALIRAHMCEKLAQHMPSEQREMAFTAGLFSLLDTLMEAPMDFVLWHLPLARDISSALLENKGPFAPLLEQIRAWEAGDLRGGETQPQIIRRMAAIYLEATQWADHVFAFADQRPN from the coding sequence ATGAGCGAAGCCGCGGCCATCCCCTCCGCCCACGAAGGCGCCAATGCAAGCGAACAGCCGCTGCCGGTCATCCGTCTGCCGATGCTGGACACCAAGCGCGAACTGTTCGCCTACGAAATCGTGTTCCAGAGCGAAGCCGAGGACGAAGCCACGCTGATGCGTCGCGCGCTCGCCACCATCACTGACGGCGCACTCGCGCGCCTCGTGCGTGGCAACCGCACCTTCCTGCGCCTGACCCGCGAGCTGTTGCTGGAAGAAACCGACGTACTGCAGCACCAGCCGCGCTTCGGCGTGCTGCTGCAGCCGGAGGTCGCCACCGACGCGGCCCTGCTCGACCGTCTTTCGCGCATGGCCCAGCGCGGCTGCCCGCTGATGCTCGACGCGGGCGATACGCCACTGGAATACAACGTTGCGGTGGAACCGCTGCTCAAGATCGTGCAGTACGTGCGCCTGGACGCCAGCAAGCTGGACCCGGCCGCGCTGCGCACGCGCAGCGAGTACCTGCACGCGCGCGGCATCCACGTGATCGCCGGCCACGTCGACGACCACGACACTTACCACCGTTGCGAAGCGCTGCCGGTACAGGCCATCCAGGGCCAGTTCCTGCTGAAGCCCGAGCCCGTCGCTGTTCCCGTGCTCACCGCCAACCGCCTCAGCCTGCTGCGCCTGATGAAGGCGCTGGAAGAAGGCAACCCCGGCCCGGTCGAGATCGGCCAGATCGTGCGCGACGACGCCATCCTCAGCTACAAGCTGCTGGGCTGCGTGAACTCCGCCTACTTCGCCCTGCCGCGACAGCTGAAGTCGGTGCAGCAGGCGGCGATCTTTTTCGGCGCCAACCGCCTGCGCAACTGGATCTACACCATGGCGCTCGGTGGCGTCGGCGATCGCCCGCCCGAACTGCTGCGCGCTGCGTTGATCCGCGCGCACATGTGCGAAAAGCTCGCCCAGCACATGCCAAGCGAACAGCGCGAAATGGCCTTCACCGCCGGCCTGTTCTCGCTGCTCGACACGCTGATGGAAGCCCCGATGGACTTCGTGCTGTGGCACCTGCCCCTCGCACGCGACATCAGCAGCGCCCTGCTGGAAAACAAGGGCCCGTTCGCTCCGTTGCTCGAACAGATCCGCGCCTGGGAAGCCGGCGACCTCCGCGGCGGCGAAACCCAGCCCCAAATCATCCGCCGCATGGCCGCCATCTACCTCGAAGCCACGCAGTGGGCCGACCACGTGTTCGCGTTCGCGGATCAAAGGCCGAATTGA
- a CDS encoding flagella synthesis protein FlgN, producing the protein MNTSLQAELDHALTAAVEEMRLAVEQLADALHEERTALETANVDALNHAGAAKHSLMLKLEQLDGERVQLSQGAPEAARELAPVWQQILQSLRACQMLNQRNGQLVGLRLQQVRKALAVLTGNDAEASVYGRAGELHTSLRSQTLAEA; encoded by the coding sequence ATGAACACCTCCCTGCAAGCCGAACTGGACCATGCCCTGACGGCCGCGGTCGAGGAGATGCGGCTCGCAGTGGAGCAATTGGCCGACGCGCTCCACGAAGAGCGCACCGCCCTTGAAACGGCCAACGTCGACGCGCTGAACCACGCAGGCGCCGCCAAGCACTCGCTGATGCTCAAGCTGGAACAGCTCGACGGCGAGCGCGTGCAGCTGAGCCAGGGCGCCCCCGAAGCCGCCCGCGAGCTGGCCCCGGTGTGGCAGCAGATCCTGCAGTCGCTGCGCGCCTGCCAGATGCTCAACCAGCGCAACGGACAGCTGGTGGGTTTGCGCCTGCAGCAGGTGCGCAAGGCGCTGGCCGTGCTGACCGGCAACGACGCGGAAGCCAGCGTGTACGGCCGCGCCGGCGAACTGCACACGAGCCTGCGCTCGCAGACATTGGCCGAGGCATGA
- the flgM gene encoding flagellar biosynthesis anti-sigma factor FlgM, with protein MNTTISNNGLPKLPQAPSGQGSSTQNATGTTGSEAASGTAGADDRVQLTDSAKAMQEAARAHNGAEVDTKKVEQLRQSLANGTYKVDPSRIADRMLSLESQLKP; from the coding sequence ATGAACACCACCATCTCCAACAATGGCTTGCCCAAGCTTCCCCAGGCCCCCAGCGGCCAGGGCAGCTCGACGCAGAACGCCACCGGCACCACCGGCAGCGAGGCCGCCAGCGGCACCGCCGGCGCCGACGATCGCGTCCAGCTGACGGATTCGGCCAAGGCCATGCAGGAAGCCGCCCGCGCCCACAACGGCGCCGAGGTCGACACCAAGAAGGTGGAACAGCTGCGCCAGTCGCTGGCCAACGGCACCTACAAGGTCGATCCGAGCCGCATCGCCGATCGCATGCTCTCGCTGGAAAGCCAGCTCAAGCCATGA
- the flgA gene encoding flagellar basal body P-ring formation chaperone FlgA, which produces MTHRPLVALLLCVFALPAFAAEPAQAARATAEQWLRDQYATHGARVVAQAGTLDPRLQLAPCPTALSAGLQEGTRLMPRMNVTVRCPVADGWTLRVPVQLQVFHQVLVIARPLQRGDGVRPDDVRSEERDVTRLGYGYVSDLGEAEGRTLSRAMAVGSVLTPAALGGRTAVKAGDQVQLVSRLDGIEVRASGVALGSGDSGSRLRVRNGSSGKVIDAMVTAPGEVLALP; this is translated from the coding sequence ATGACCCATCGCCCGCTGGTCGCCCTGCTGCTGTGCGTGTTCGCGCTGCCCGCCTTCGCCGCGGAGCCGGCGCAGGCGGCGCGCGCCACCGCCGAGCAATGGCTGCGCGACCAGTACGCCACCCATGGCGCCCGCGTGGTGGCCCAGGCGGGCACGCTCGATCCGCGGTTGCAGCTCGCCCCCTGTCCGACCGCGCTGAGCGCGGGCCTGCAGGAGGGCACGCGGCTGATGCCGCGCATGAACGTCACGGTGCGCTGCCCCGTCGCCGACGGCTGGACCCTGCGCGTGCCGGTGCAATTGCAGGTATTCCACCAGGTGCTGGTGATCGCGCGCCCGCTTCAGCGTGGCGACGGCGTCAGGCCCGATGATGTGCGCAGCGAAGAACGCGACGTCACGCGCCTGGGCTACGGCTATGTCAGCGACCTCGGCGAAGCGGAGGGCCGTACGCTTTCCCGCGCCATGGCCGTCGGCAGCGTGCTGACCCCGGCGGCGCTGGGCGGACGCACCGCCGTGAAGGCCGGCGACCAGGTGCAACTGGTGTCGCGCCTGGACGGCATCGAAGTACGGGCGAGCGGCGTGGCGCTGGGTAGCGGCGACAGCGGCTCCCGCCTGCGGGTGCGCAACGGCAGTTCGGGCAAGGTGATCGATGCCATGGTCACCGCGCCGGGCGAAGTGCTCGCCCTGCCCTGA
- a CDS encoding methyl-accepting chemotaxis protein produces the protein MSLIWSQPLAELARAAAAGDQARVAQLSARHPRAAQALAPLLAAVSATPPPAAVALQTLEQQGLVLSSAQQLSREQAAMHQSAQDSRDDVGRLTDGSAGISTALQQIGTGLDYARQTGQASERSVSELDGQLRLLRTALSAMSRNQSKLAEEVAQIRKLTGVVQEIAHQTNLVALNAAIEAARAGEAGRGFAVVADEVKQLAEKTSQATAEIEQVTGSIGEFSLQLDGDVQQGLQRLERAQSGVSQTESSLQDSGEALRQVGERIATMHKNQDAQHARAVAAQAALGAWHRRAAEASRQAEALSRGALLAHRLALDWLESESGDDPASLSLTVREAAQSLRQAMDLALQEPAALDRRWFDTQPLSRTLQRLTSRRDGHPAASALNVAGNRLREHGNTFATLLCDGHIDQASQLVAQLESERETLLTQLNALLADL, from the coding sequence ATGAGTCTTATCTGGAGCCAGCCTCTCGCCGAGCTTGCACGCGCCGCCGCAGCGGGCGACCAGGCACGGGTGGCGCAATTGTCTGCCCGCCATCCTCGTGCTGCGCAGGCCCTGGCGCCGTTGCTGGCAGCCGTTTCCGCCACGCCTCCGCCCGCGGCCGTGGCCCTGCAGACGCTCGAACAGCAGGGGCTGGTGCTCAGCTCTGCCCAGCAGCTGTCCCGCGAGCAGGCGGCGATGCACCAGTCCGCGCAGGACAGCCGCGACGACGTCGGCCGATTGACGGACGGCAGCGCCGGAATCTCGACGGCGCTGCAGCAGATCGGCACTGGCCTCGACTACGCCCGACAGACCGGCCAGGCCAGCGAGCGCAGCGTCAGCGAACTCGATGGCCAGCTGCGCCTGCTGCGCACAGCCCTCTCCGCCATGAGCCGCAATCAGAGCAAGCTGGCCGAGGAAGTGGCCCAGATCCGCAAGCTCACCGGCGTTGTGCAGGAGATCGCGCACCAGACCAACCTGGTCGCGCTCAATGCGGCGATCGAAGCCGCACGTGCCGGCGAGGCGGGCCGCGGCTTCGCCGTGGTTGCCGACGAGGTGAAGCAGCTCGCCGAGAAGACCAGCCAGGCCACCGCGGAGATCGAGCAGGTCACCGGCTCCATCGGCGAATTCTCGCTGCAGCTCGACGGCGACGTGCAGCAGGGCCTGCAGCGCCTCGAGCGCGCGCAGTCCGGCGTCAGCCAGACCGAGAGTTCACTGCAGGACAGCGGCGAAGCCCTGCGCCAGGTCGGCGAGCGCATCGCCACCATGCACAAGAACCAGGACGCCCAGCATGCCCGCGCGGTCGCCGCGCAGGCCGCGCTCGGCGCGTGGCATCGCCGCGCCGCCGAAGCCAGCCGCCAGGCCGAGGCGCTGAGCCGTGGCGCGCTGTTGGCGCATCGCCTTGCGCTCGACTGGCTGGAAAGCGAAAGCGGCGACGATCCGGCCAGCCTCAGCCTCACCGTGCGCGAAGCAGCGCAGAGCCTGCGCCAGGCGATGGACCTCGCCCTGCAGGAACCGGCCGCGCTCGACCGCCGCTGGTTCGACACGCAGCCGCTCAGTCGCACGCTGCAGCGCCTTACGTCGCGCCGCGACGGGCATCCGGCCGCGTCTGCACTCAACGTCGCCGGCAACCGCCTGCGCGAGCACGGCAACACCTTCGCCACCCTGCTGTGCGACGGCCATATCGACCAGGCCAGCCAGCTCGTCGCGCAGCTGGAGAGCGAGCGCGAAACGCTGCTGACCCAACTCAACGCGCTGCTGGCCGACCTATGA